From the genome of Alosa alosa isolate M-15738 ecotype Scorff River chromosome 20, AALO_Geno_1.1, whole genome shotgun sequence, one region includes:
- the smim12 gene encoding small integral membrane protein 12: MWPIVWTAMRTYAPYVTFPVAFVVGAVGYHLEWFIRGTPSTHQDERGVSEVREERRLAELAGRDSTEVVSLKDKIEFTPRAVLERNRPVKS, encoded by the coding sequence ATGTGGCCCATTGTCTGGACTGCCATGCGCACATACGCACCCTACGTGACCTTCCCGGTGGCATTCGTTGTCGGTGCTGTGGGCTACCATCTCGAGTGGTTCATTCGGGGGACCCCCTCCACGCACCAGGACGAGAGGGGTGTTTCGGAGGTTCGAGAGGAACGCAGACTGGCGGAGCTTGCTGGCCGGGACAGTACCGAGGTCGTTAGCCTGAAGGACAAAATCGAGTTCACGCCGAGGGCAGTGCTCGAGAGAAACCGACCGGTGAAGAGTTAA
- the LOC125285610 gene encoding gap junction beta-7 protein-like produces the protein MTLNQLISLIFGFDTYSTYFGRVWLLVYLYQVVVCIISAQYVWIINFECSTAQPGCTNVCYEHFFPISPSLLWALQLVAITCPSLLVRCWYQGRIQKKRRNTSSHRGADLNAKTFPDTLWLICLSLLLRGALDVGFLYIFYYIYHSCNVPRLYECDMPPCPNKVNCYISHPTAKKISLLFMVVSTCVCIVMSVCEMVYLIYQKIHRQNKKIRQRMFPERHELGELVLPRTDPTASRALSRASSRTLVQNPHSPTASEAQQSFV, from the coding sequence ATGACTTTGAACCAGCTCATATCTCTGATTTTTGGGTTCGACACTTATTCCACCTACTTTGGACGAGTCTGGCTATTGGTATATCTATATCAGGTCGTGGTCTGCATTATATCTGCCCAGTACGTGTGGATCATCAATTTTGAGTGCAGCACTGCCCAGCCGGGCTGCACCAACGTCTGCTATGAGCACTTCTTCCCCATCTCCCCCAGCCTGTTATGGGCCCTGCAGCTCGTGGCCATCACTTGCCCTTCTCTGCTGGTGCGGTGCTGGTACCAGGGGCGCATACAGAAGAAACGCAGGAACACCAGCAGCCACAGGGGGGCGGATTTGAATGCGAAGACGTTTCCCGACACGCTGTGGTTGATTTGCCTGAGCCTACTCCTGAGGGGTGCTCTGGACGTGGGCTTCCTCTATATCTTTTACTACATCTACCACAGCTGCAATGTGCCCAGGCTCTACGAGTGCGACATGCCGCCGTGTCCGAACAAAGTGAACTGCTACATCTCACATCCCACCGCAAAGAAGATCTCCTTGCTCTTCATGGTGGTGTCGACGTGTGTCTGCATCGTCATGAGCGTCTGTGAGATGGTCTATCTGATCTACCAGAAGATCCACAGGCAGAACAAGAAGATCCGCCAGCGGATGTTTCCGGAGAGACATGAGCTCGGCGAGCTCGTACTGCCCAGGACCGACCCGACCGCTTCCAGAGCCCTGTCCAGAGCCTCGTCCAGAACCTTGGTCCAAAACCCCCACAGTCCGACCGCCTCTGAAGCCCAACAGTCATTTGtatag
- the pef1 gene encoding peflin isoform X4 — translation MSFHYGQGYPGGGPQHHPPPGAPYGASAPPGGPAGGYGGAPAQHGGHYGGGAAPGAPYGAYGAPRGQYGPGGGGAPGAPYGGGQAPGAPYGGGYGQPHGGPYGQQAPAGNVPPGVHPEAHQWFSTVDTDHSGYINQKELKQALLNSNSTPFNDETCMMMFNMFDRSRSGRMDLMGFSALWTYLQQWKGLFQQFDRDRSGSINSNEMHQALAQMGYNLSPQFIQKLVGRYSPRGQGTMYLDRFIQVCSQLQTMTLGFREKDTGMTGNVRLSYEDFLGGAITRLM, via the exons ATGAGTTTTCATTACGGACAG GGCTATCCAGGTGGTGGACCTCAGCACCACCCCCCTCCCGGGGCACCTTATGGGGCCAGCGCTCCACCTGGGGGTCCCGCTGGGGGGTACGGGGGCGCACCAGCCCAGCATGGTGGGCACTACGGAGGAGGGGCAGCCCCGGGAGCGCCCTACGGTGCCTACGGAGCTCCGCGTGGACAGTACGGCCCAGGGGGCGGAGGAGCCCCAGGAGCGCCGTATGGAGGCGGTCAGGCACCGGGAGCGCCGTACGGGGGAGGATACGGACAGCCTCACGGGGGACCCTACGGACAGCAGGCACCAGCAG GCAACGTGCCGCCAGGAGTGCACCCAGAGGCACACCAGTGGTTCAGCACGGTGGACACGGACCACAGCGGCTACATCAACCAGAAGGAGCTCAAGCAGGCCCTGCTCAACTCCAACAGTACGCCCTTCAACGACGAGACCTGCATGATGATGTTCA ACATGTTTGACCGAAGCAGGTCGGGGAGGATGGACCTGATGGGTTTCTCTGCGCTGTGGACATACCTGCAACAGTGGAAGGGACTCTTCCAGCAGTTCGACCGCGACCGCTCCGGGAGTATTAACAGCAACGAGATGCATCAGG CCTTAGCGCAGATGGGGTATAACCTGAGTCCGCAGTTCATCCAGAAGCTAGTTGGCCGCTACTCCCCGCGCGGACAGGGCACGATGTACCTGGACCGCTTCATCCAGGTGTGCTCGCAGCTGCAGACCATGACCCTGGGCTTCCGCGAGAAGGACACGGGCATGACGGGCAACGTGCGCCTGAGCTACGAGGACTTCCTGGGCGGCGCCATCACGCGCCTCATGTAG
- the pef1 gene encoding peflin isoform X1, with protein MATAKSSYIHIEMNSVQHVVLSVSQGYPGGGPQHHPPPGAPYGASAPPGGPAGGYGGAPAQHGGHYGGGAAPGAPYGAYGAPRGQYGPGGGGAPGAPYGGGQAPGAPYGGGYGQPHGGPYGQQAPAGGGNVPPGVHPEAHQWFSTVDTDHSGYINQKELKQALLNSNSTPFNDETCMMMFNMFDRSRSGRMDLMGFSALWTYLQQWKGLFQQFDRDRSGSINSNEMHQALAQMGYNLSPQFIQKLVGRYSPRGQGTMYLDRFIQVCSQLQTMTLGFREKDTGMTGNVRLSYEDFLGGAITRLM; from the exons ATGGCAACTGCCAAGTCAAGTTATATTCACATTGAAATGAACTCAGTCCAGCATGTCGTGCTTTCTGTCTCACAGGGCTATCCAGGTGGTGGACCTCAGCACCACCCCCCTCCCGGGGCACCTTATGGGGCCAGCGCTCCACCTGGGGGTCCCGCTGGGGGGTACGGGGGCGCACCAGCCCAGCATGGTGGGCACTACGGAGGAGGGGCAGCCCCGGGAGCGCCCTACGGTGCCTACGGAGCTCCGCGTGGACAGTACGGCCCAGGGGGCGGAGGAGCCCCAGGAGCGCCGTATGGAGGCGGTCAGGCACCGGGAGCGCCGTACGGGGGAGGATACGGACAGCCTCACGGGGGACCCTACGGACAGCAGGCACCAGCAGGTGGGG GCAACGTGCCGCCAGGAGTGCACCCAGAGGCACACCAGTGGTTCAGCACGGTGGACACGGACCACAGCGGCTACATCAACCAGAAGGAGCTCAAGCAGGCCCTGCTCAACTCCAACAGTACGCCCTTCAACGACGAGACCTGCATGATGATGTTCA ACATGTTTGACCGAAGCAGGTCGGGGAGGATGGACCTGATGGGTTTCTCTGCGCTGTGGACATACCTGCAACAGTGGAAGGGACTCTTCCAGCAGTTCGACCGCGACCGCTCCGGGAGTATTAACAGCAACGAGATGCATCAGG CCTTAGCGCAGATGGGGTATAACCTGAGTCCGCAGTTCATCCAGAAGCTAGTTGGCCGCTACTCCCCGCGCGGACAGGGCACGATGTACCTGGACCGCTTCATCCAGGTGTGCTCGCAGCTGCAGACCATGACCCTGGGCTTCCGCGAGAAGGACACGGGCATGACGGGCAACGTGCGCCTGAGCTACGAGGACTTCCTGGGCGGCGCCATCACGCGCCTCATGTAG
- the pef1 gene encoding peflin isoform X3, with protein sequence MSFHYGQGYPGGGPQHHPPPGAPYGASAPPGGPAGGYGGAPAQHGGHYGGGAAPGAPYGAYGAPRGQYGPGGGGAPGAPYGGGQAPGAPYGGGYGQPHGGPYGQQAPAGGGNVPPGVHPEAHQWFSTVDTDHSGYINQKELKQALLNSNSTPFNDETCMMMFNMFDRSRSGRMDLMGFSALWTYLQQWKGLFQQFDRDRSGSINSNEMHQALAQMGYNLSPQFIQKLVGRYSPRGQGTMYLDRFIQVCSQLQTMTLGFREKDTGMTGNVRLSYEDFLGGAITRLM encoded by the exons ATGAGTTTTCATTACGGACAG GGCTATCCAGGTGGTGGACCTCAGCACCACCCCCCTCCCGGGGCACCTTATGGGGCCAGCGCTCCACCTGGGGGTCCCGCTGGGGGGTACGGGGGCGCACCAGCCCAGCATGGTGGGCACTACGGAGGAGGGGCAGCCCCGGGAGCGCCCTACGGTGCCTACGGAGCTCCGCGTGGACAGTACGGCCCAGGGGGCGGAGGAGCCCCAGGAGCGCCGTATGGAGGCGGTCAGGCACCGGGAGCGCCGTACGGGGGAGGATACGGACAGCCTCACGGGGGACCCTACGGACAGCAGGCACCAGCAGGTGGGG GCAACGTGCCGCCAGGAGTGCACCCAGAGGCACACCAGTGGTTCAGCACGGTGGACACGGACCACAGCGGCTACATCAACCAGAAGGAGCTCAAGCAGGCCCTGCTCAACTCCAACAGTACGCCCTTCAACGACGAGACCTGCATGATGATGTTCA ACATGTTTGACCGAAGCAGGTCGGGGAGGATGGACCTGATGGGTTTCTCTGCGCTGTGGACATACCTGCAACAGTGGAAGGGACTCTTCCAGCAGTTCGACCGCGACCGCTCCGGGAGTATTAACAGCAACGAGATGCATCAGG CCTTAGCGCAGATGGGGTATAACCTGAGTCCGCAGTTCATCCAGAAGCTAGTTGGCCGCTACTCCCCGCGCGGACAGGGCACGATGTACCTGGACCGCTTCATCCAGGTGTGCTCGCAGCTGCAGACCATGACCCTGGGCTTCCGCGAGAAGGACACGGGCATGACGGGCAACGTGCGCCTGAGCTACGAGGACTTCCTGGGCGGCGCCATCACGCGCCTCATGTAG
- the pef1 gene encoding peflin isoform X2: protein MATAKSSYIHIEMNSVQHVVLSVSQGYPGGGPQHHPPPGAPYGASAPPGGPAGGYGGAPAQHGGHYGGGAAPGAPYGAYGAPRGQYGPGGGGAPGAPYGGGQAPGAPYGGGYGQPHGGPYGQQAPAGNVPPGVHPEAHQWFSTVDTDHSGYINQKELKQALLNSNSTPFNDETCMMMFNMFDRSRSGRMDLMGFSALWTYLQQWKGLFQQFDRDRSGSINSNEMHQALAQMGYNLSPQFIQKLVGRYSPRGQGTMYLDRFIQVCSQLQTMTLGFREKDTGMTGNVRLSYEDFLGGAITRLM, encoded by the exons ATGGCAACTGCCAAGTCAAGTTATATTCACATTGAAATGAACTCAGTCCAGCATGTCGTGCTTTCTGTCTCACAGGGCTATCCAGGTGGTGGACCTCAGCACCACCCCCCTCCCGGGGCACCTTATGGGGCCAGCGCTCCACCTGGGGGTCCCGCTGGGGGGTACGGGGGCGCACCAGCCCAGCATGGTGGGCACTACGGAGGAGGGGCAGCCCCGGGAGCGCCCTACGGTGCCTACGGAGCTCCGCGTGGACAGTACGGCCCAGGGGGCGGAGGAGCCCCAGGAGCGCCGTATGGAGGCGGTCAGGCACCGGGAGCGCCGTACGGGGGAGGATACGGACAGCCTCACGGGGGACCCTACGGACAGCAGGCACCAGCAG GCAACGTGCCGCCAGGAGTGCACCCAGAGGCACACCAGTGGTTCAGCACGGTGGACACGGACCACAGCGGCTACATCAACCAGAAGGAGCTCAAGCAGGCCCTGCTCAACTCCAACAGTACGCCCTTCAACGACGAGACCTGCATGATGATGTTCA ACATGTTTGACCGAAGCAGGTCGGGGAGGATGGACCTGATGGGTTTCTCTGCGCTGTGGACATACCTGCAACAGTGGAAGGGACTCTTCCAGCAGTTCGACCGCGACCGCTCCGGGAGTATTAACAGCAACGAGATGCATCAGG CCTTAGCGCAGATGGGGTATAACCTGAGTCCGCAGTTCATCCAGAAGCTAGTTGGCCGCTACTCCCCGCGCGGACAGGGCACGATGTACCTGGACCGCTTCATCCAGGTGTGCTCGCAGCTGCAGACCATGACCCTGGGCTTCCGCGAGAAGGACACGGGCATGACGGGCAACGTGCGCCTGAGCTACGAGGACTTCCTGGGCGGCGCCATCACGCGCCTCATGTAG
- the LOC125285311 gene encoding gap junction beta-4 protein-like: MNWGALESLLTGVNKYSTVFGRVWLSMVFVFRVLVFVVAAQRVWGDENKDFVCNTLQPGCSNVCYDHYFPISHIRLWALQLIFVTCPSLLVVGHVKWREQKDLKYTTSHKGAHLYANPGKKRGGLWWTYLLSLILKAGFDVGFLYILYHIYDGYDMPKLSKCNLAPCPNVVDCYISRPTEKKIFTIFMVVSACVCVAMCICEMVYLVCKRIQKLFVKHKKNRQEMFAESHELGELAPPRSTRYKRSDPTASRAPSRGPSRAPSRTSVHNLHNAKQEEAAATAEKGKN; this comes from the coding sequence ATGAACTGGGGGGCCTTAGAGTCCCTCCTCACGGGGGTGAACAAGTACTCCACCGTGTTTGGGCGCGTCTGGCTCTCCATGGTGTTCGTCTTCAGGGTCCTGGTGTTCGTGGTGGCTGCCCAGCGCGTGTGGGGCGACGAGAACAAGGACTTTGTGTGCAACACGCTGCAGCCGGGCTGCTCCAACGTCTGCTACGACCACTACTTCCCCATCTCCCACATCCGCCTGTGGGCCCTGCAGCTGATCTTCGTCACCTGCCCGTCACTGCTGGTGGTGGGACACGTCAAGTGGCGCGAGCAGAAGGATCTCAAGTACACCACCAGCCACAAGGGGGCGCACTTGTATGCCAACCCGGGGAAGAAACGCGGCGGACTGTGGTGGACGTACCTGCTGAGCCTGATACTGAAGGCCGGCTTTGACGTTGGCTTCCTCTACATCCTCTATCACATCTACGATGGCTACGACATGCCCAAACTCTCCAAGTGCAACCTGGCGCCGTGTCCGAATGTGGTGGACTGCTACATCTCTCGTCCCACGGAGAAGAAGATCTTCACGATCTTCATGGTGGTGTCGGCGTGCGTCTGCGTGGCCATGTGCATCTGCGAGATGGTCTACCTGGTCTGCAAGAGGATTCAAAAACTGTTCGTCAAACACAAGAAGAACCGCCAGGAGATGTTTGCTGAGAGCCACGAGCTCGGCGAGCTCGCACCGCCCAGGAGCACTCGGTACAAGCGGTCCGACCCAACCGCCTCCAGGGCCCCGTCCCGAGGCCCATCCAGAGCTCCATCCAGAACCTCGGTCCACAACCTCCACAACGCAAAGCAGGAGGAGGCCGCCGCCACAGCAGAGAAGGGGAAGAACTAA